A genome region from Panicum virgatum strain AP13 chromosome 4K, P.virgatum_v5, whole genome shotgun sequence includes the following:
- the LOC120702272 gene encoding uncharacterized protein LOC120702272, protein MARFTKHTKINQVVAVPTNFPLYACSIVPFQVLRERVGNRDQMSDAIGMFTKCSRIAKKSTRNGIQSLVNVHITDGRDNDVLALWGSHAERFDAQALMEMSKDTPVVLLFVGVTSSTFDGRLTLQCSTTAAWYVNPSLQETAMLQQSLELLLASHIG, encoded by the exons ATGGCTCGCTTCACCAAGCACACCAAGATAAATCAAGTTGTTGCAGTACCAACAAACTTTCCGCTCTACGCATGCTCCATAGTGCCTTTTCAGGTGCTCCGTGAAAGAGTGGGTAACAGAGATCAGATGTCAG ATGCTATTGGGATGTTTACTAAGTGCTCGCGCATTGCAAAGAAATCAACAAGAAATGGAATACAATCACTGGTCAATGTGCACATTACCGATGGCAG AGACAATGATGTGCTTGCCTTGTGGGGATCACACGCAGAGAGGTTCGATGCGCAGGCCCTCATGGAAATGAGCAAGGATACTCCTGTGGTGCTCCTTTTTGTTGGTGTGACTTCAAGCACTTTTGATG GTCGCCTCACACTTCAGTGCTCCACAACAGCCGCATGGTACGTCAATCCTTCTCTACAAGAAACAGCAATGCTGCAGCAGAG TTTGGAGCTGCTGTTGGCCAGCCATATTGGATAG